The proteins below come from a single Takifugu rubripes chromosome 10, fTakRub1.2, whole genome shotgun sequence genomic window:
- the LOC101070480 gene encoding poly(A) RNA polymerase, mitochondrial isoform X4, with product MPINQLIKRLAKEKTMEQQLISLTEAYQLTEENSRLRFLVCSLIRDLASTYFPECTIKPFGSSVNGFGKLGCDLDMILDIDGTSISKVKPKSGLSMEFQLKRVSSERVVTQSMLSVIGESLDRFAPGCVGIQKILNARCPLLRFAHQPSGFQCDLTANNRVAVKSTELLYLYGELDPRVRFLVFTVRCWARVHNITSNIPGAWITNFSLTVMVLFFLQKRNPPIIPTLDHLKKLAGPADRSVVEGNDCTFVRDFSKVLLQKNSNTLEDLLREFFDFYATFPFSNMSINIRTGKEQHKPEVAPLHIQNPFESSLNISKNVNNSQLDRFIALCQETSWLLQQSETMIPRAGDQGDNPTPWGLASLLLPSQVVAVKSRKKRREPASERIKSLLESLKNTKSTKN from the exons ATGCCCATTAACCAGCTTATAAAAAGACTGGCAAAAGAGAAAACG atggagcagcagctcatctctCTTACAGAAGCATATCAGCTAACAGAGGAGAACAGCCGACTGCGTTTCCTAGTCTGCTCGCTAATCAGGGACCTTGCTTCAACatatttcccagaatgcaccattAAGCCATTTGGTTCTTCGGTAAATGGCTTTGGAAAGCTGGGTTGTGACCTGGATATGATCCTGGACATAGATGGCACCAGTATCAGTAAAGTAAAG CCAAAGTCTGGTTTGTCTATGGAGTTCCAGCTGAAGCGGGTCTCATCCGAGCGGGTCGTCACTCAGAGTATGCTGTCAGTCATAGGAGAGAGTCTGGACCGGTTTGCGCCTGGATGTGTTGGCATCCAGAAGATTCTAAATGCCAGATGTCCCCTGCTGCGCTTTGCCCACCAGCCCTCGGGCTTCCAGTGTGACCTCACAGCCAACAACAG GGTGGCAGTGAAGAGCACAGAACTGCTGTACCTGTATGGAGAGCTGGACCCGCGTGTGCGTTTCCTGGTGTTCACAGTGCGCTGCTGGGCCCGAGTTCACAACATCACCAGTAACATCCCTGGAGCCTGGATCACCAACTTTTCCCTCACTGTAATGGTGCTGTTCTTCCTGCAGAAGAGGAACCCACCCATTATTCCCACCCTGGACCATCTAAAAAAGCTTGCAG GCCCTGCAGACAGGAGCGTAGTCGAGGGAAACGACTGCACATTTGTCAGGGACTTCAGCaaagttctgctgcagaaaaactCCAACACGCTTG aGGATTTGTTACGAGAGTTCTTCGACTTCTATGCCACCTTTCCTTTTAGTAATATGTCCATCAATATCAGAACA GGCAAAGAGCAGCACAAACCAGAAGTGGCTCCATTGCACATCCAGAATCCATTTGAATCCTCTCTGAACATCAGCAAGAATGTCAACAACTCACAGTTAGACCGCTTCATTGCTTTATGCCAGGAGACGTCGTGGCTGCTGCAGCAAAGTGAAACCATGATTCCCAGAGCTGGTGACCAAGGCGACAATCCAACCCCATGGGGGCTGGCtagcctcctgctgccttcacAAGTAGTAGCGGTGAAAAGTCGCAAGAAACGACGGGAGCCAGCCAGCGAGAGGATCAAGAGTTTACTGGAATCTTTAAAGAATACCAAGTCAACAAAAAATTAA
- the LOC101070480 gene encoding poly(A) RNA polymerase, mitochondrial isoform X3, whose translation MATSCAFTKFHMRGTLLKNPQKVDRFLCRTVRTVASAKSEVFHAGGHRSLSALQEERFQQAERSVLIGYHSRINEQTFLKNLSRHGDIKKYFFYESYGVYALVEFTNRESVASLLDEAVIPTCNHEATVPFKSRLLSVKNLDSADHLNLQLNQQFQPQTSMPINQLIKRLAKEKTMEQQLISLTEAYQLTEENSRLRFLVCSLIRDLASTYFPECTIKPFGSSVNGFGKLGCDLDMILDIDGTSISKVKPKSGLSMEFQLKRVSSERVVTQSMLSVIGESLDRFAPGCVGIQKILNARCPLLRFAHQPSGFQCDLTANNRVAVKSTELLYLYGELDPRVRFLVFTVRCWARVHNITSNIPGAWITNFSLTVMVLFFLQKRNPPIIPTLDHLKKLAGPADRSVVEGNDCTFVRDFSKVLLQKNSNTLEDLLREFFDFYATFPFSNMSINIRTWRRKRSRTFLSAVLSVRWTQLDWLTETHL comes from the exons ATGGCGACCTCCTGTGCGTTTACTAAGTTCCATATGAGGGGCACCCTGCTGAAGAACCCTCAGAAAGTCGACAGGTTTCTCTGTAGAACTGTACGAACCGTAGCATCAGCAAAAAGTGAAGTATTTCATGCGG GTGGTCACAGATCATTAAGTGCTCTCCAGGAAGAGAGATTTCAACAGGCTGAAAGGTCTGTTCTCATTGGCTACCATTCCAGAATCAATGAACAGACGTTCCTCAAGAATTTATCAAGACATGGTGACATCAAAAAGTACTTTTTCTATGAAAGCTAT GGAGTATATGCTTTGGTGGAATTCACTAACAGGGAAAGTGTTGCATCCTTACTCGATGAGGCAGTCATCCCAACTTGCAACCATGAAGCCACTGTGCCATTTAAATCCAGGCTGCTCTCAGTGAAGAATCTTGACTCTGCTGACCACCTTAACTTGCAGTTAAACCAACAGTTCCAACCACAAACCAGCATGCCCATTAACCAGCTTATAAAAAGACTGGCAAAAGAGAAAACG atggagcagcagctcatctctCTTACAGAAGCATATCAGCTAACAGAGGAGAACAGCCGACTGCGTTTCCTAGTCTGCTCGCTAATCAGGGACCTTGCTTCAACatatttcccagaatgcaccattAAGCCATTTGGTTCTTCGGTAAATGGCTTTGGAAAGCTGGGTTGTGACCTGGATATGATCCTGGACATAGATGGCACCAGTATCAGTAAAGTAAAG CCAAAGTCTGGTTTGTCTATGGAGTTCCAGCTGAAGCGGGTCTCATCCGAGCGGGTCGTCACTCAGAGTATGCTGTCAGTCATAGGAGAGAGTCTGGACCGGTTTGCGCCTGGATGTGTTGGCATCCAGAAGATTCTAAATGCCAGATGTCCCCTGCTGCGCTTTGCCCACCAGCCCTCGGGCTTCCAGTGTGACCTCACAGCCAACAACAG GGTGGCAGTGAAGAGCACAGAACTGCTGTACCTGTATGGAGAGCTGGACCCGCGTGTGCGTTTCCTGGTGTTCACAGTGCGCTGCTGGGCCCGAGTTCACAACATCACCAGTAACATCCCTGGAGCCTGGATCACCAACTTTTCCCTCACTGTAATGGTGCTGTTCTTCCTGCAGAAGAGGAACCCACCCATTATTCCCACCCTGGACCATCTAAAAAAGCTTGCAG GCCCTGCAGACAGGAGCGTAGTCGAGGGAAACGACTGCACATTTGTCAGGGACTTCAGCaaagttctgctgcagaaaaactCCAACACGCTTG aGGATTTGTTACGAGAGTTCTTCGACTTCTATGCCACCTTTCCTTTTAGTAATATGTCCATCAATATCAGAACA tggagaagaaaaaggagcCGGACATTTTTGTCCGCTGTGTTGTCTGTACGATGGACTCAGTTGGATTGGCTGACTGAAACCCACCTCTGA
- the LOC101070480 gene encoding poly(A) RNA polymerase, mitochondrial isoform X2, protein MATSCAFTKFHMRGTLLKNPQKVDRFLCRTVRTVASAKSEVFHAGGHRSLSALQEERFQQAERSVLIGYHSRINEQTFLKNLSRHGDIKKYFFYESYGVYALVEFTNRESVASLLDEAVIPTCNHEATVPFKSRLLSVKNLDSADHLNLQLNQQFQPQTSMPINQLIKRLAKEKTMEQQLISLTEAYQLTEENSRLRFLVCSLIRDLASTYFPECTIKPFGSSPKSGLSMEFQLKRVSSERVVTQSMLSVIGESLDRFAPGCVGIQKILNARCPLLRFAHQPSGFQCDLTANNRVAVKSTELLYLYGELDPRVRFLVFTVRCWARVHNITSNIPGAWITNFSLTVMVLFFLQKRNPPIIPTLDHLKKLAGPADRSVVEGNDCTFVRDFSKVLLQKNSNTLEDLLREFFDFYATFPFSNMSINIRTGKEQHKPEVAPLHIQNPFESSLNISKNVNNSQLDRFIALCQETSWLLQQSETMIPRAGDQGDNPTPWGLASLLLPSQVVAVKSRKKRREPASERIKSLLESLKNTKSTKN, encoded by the exons ATGGCGACCTCCTGTGCGTTTACTAAGTTCCATATGAGGGGCACCCTGCTGAAGAACCCTCAGAAAGTCGACAGGTTTCTCTGTAGAACTGTACGAACCGTAGCATCAGCAAAAAGTGAAGTATTTCATGCGG GTGGTCACAGATCATTAAGTGCTCTCCAGGAAGAGAGATTTCAACAGGCTGAAAGGTCTGTTCTCATTGGCTACCATTCCAGAATCAATGAACAGACGTTCCTCAAGAATTTATCAAGACATGGTGACATCAAAAAGTACTTTTTCTATGAAAGCTAT GGAGTATATGCTTTGGTGGAATTCACTAACAGGGAAAGTGTTGCATCCTTACTCGATGAGGCAGTCATCCCAACTTGCAACCATGAAGCCACTGTGCCATTTAAATCCAGGCTGCTCTCAGTGAAGAATCTTGACTCTGCTGACCACCTTAACTTGCAGTTAAACCAACAGTTCCAACCACAAACCAGCATGCCCATTAACCAGCTTATAAAAAGACTGGCAAAAGAGAAAACG atggagcagcagctcatctctCTTACAGAAGCATATCAGCTAACAGAGGAGAACAGCCGACTGCGTTTCCTAGTCTGCTCGCTAATCAGGGACCTTGCTTCAACatatttcccagaatgcaccattAAGCCATTTGGTTCTTCG CCAAAGTCTGGTTTGTCTATGGAGTTCCAGCTGAAGCGGGTCTCATCCGAGCGGGTCGTCACTCAGAGTATGCTGTCAGTCATAGGAGAGAGTCTGGACCGGTTTGCGCCTGGATGTGTTGGCATCCAGAAGATTCTAAATGCCAGATGTCCCCTGCTGCGCTTTGCCCACCAGCCCTCGGGCTTCCAGTGTGACCTCACAGCCAACAACAG GGTGGCAGTGAAGAGCACAGAACTGCTGTACCTGTATGGAGAGCTGGACCCGCGTGTGCGTTTCCTGGTGTTCACAGTGCGCTGCTGGGCCCGAGTTCACAACATCACCAGTAACATCCCTGGAGCCTGGATCACCAACTTTTCCCTCACTGTAATGGTGCTGTTCTTCCTGCAGAAGAGGAACCCACCCATTATTCCCACCCTGGACCATCTAAAAAAGCTTGCAG GCCCTGCAGACAGGAGCGTAGTCGAGGGAAACGACTGCACATTTGTCAGGGACTTCAGCaaagttctgctgcagaaaaactCCAACACGCTTG aGGATTTGTTACGAGAGTTCTTCGACTTCTATGCCACCTTTCCTTTTAGTAATATGTCCATCAATATCAGAACA GGCAAAGAGCAGCACAAACCAGAAGTGGCTCCATTGCACATCCAGAATCCATTTGAATCCTCTCTGAACATCAGCAAGAATGTCAACAACTCACAGTTAGACCGCTTCATTGCTTTATGCCAGGAGACGTCGTGGCTGCTGCAGCAAAGTGAAACCATGATTCCCAGAGCTGGTGACCAAGGCGACAATCCAACCCCATGGGGGCTGGCtagcctcctgctgccttcacAAGTAGTAGCGGTGAAAAGTCGCAAGAAACGACGGGAGCCAGCCAGCGAGAGGATCAAGAGTTTACTGGAATCTTTAAAGAATACCAAGTCAACAAAAAATTAA
- the LOC101070480 gene encoding poly(A) RNA polymerase, mitochondrial isoform X1 has protein sequence MATSCAFTKFHMRGTLLKNPQKVDRFLCRTVRTVASAKSEVFHAGGHRSLSALQEERFQQAERSVLIGYHSRINEQTFLKNLSRHGDIKKYFFYESYGVYALVEFTNRESVASLLDEAVIPTCNHEATVPFKSRLLSVKNLDSADHLNLQLNQQFQPQTSMPINQLIKRLAKEKTMEQQLISLTEAYQLTEENSRLRFLVCSLIRDLASTYFPECTIKPFGSSVNGFGKLGCDLDMILDIDGTSISKVKPKSGLSMEFQLKRVSSERVVTQSMLSVIGESLDRFAPGCVGIQKILNARCPLLRFAHQPSGFQCDLTANNRVAVKSTELLYLYGELDPRVRFLVFTVRCWARVHNITSNIPGAWITNFSLTVMVLFFLQKRNPPIIPTLDHLKKLAGPADRSVVEGNDCTFVRDFSKVLLQKNSNTLEDLLREFFDFYATFPFSNMSINIRTGKEQHKPEVAPLHIQNPFESSLNISKNVNNSQLDRFIALCQETSWLLQQSETMIPRAGDQGDNPTPWGLASLLLPSQVVAVKSRKKRREPASERIKSLLESLKNTKSTKN, from the exons ATGGCGACCTCCTGTGCGTTTACTAAGTTCCATATGAGGGGCACCCTGCTGAAGAACCCTCAGAAAGTCGACAGGTTTCTCTGTAGAACTGTACGAACCGTAGCATCAGCAAAAAGTGAAGTATTTCATGCGG GTGGTCACAGATCATTAAGTGCTCTCCAGGAAGAGAGATTTCAACAGGCTGAAAGGTCTGTTCTCATTGGCTACCATTCCAGAATCAATGAACAGACGTTCCTCAAGAATTTATCAAGACATGGTGACATCAAAAAGTACTTTTTCTATGAAAGCTAT GGAGTATATGCTTTGGTGGAATTCACTAACAGGGAAAGTGTTGCATCCTTACTCGATGAGGCAGTCATCCCAACTTGCAACCATGAAGCCACTGTGCCATTTAAATCCAGGCTGCTCTCAGTGAAGAATCTTGACTCTGCTGACCACCTTAACTTGCAGTTAAACCAACAGTTCCAACCACAAACCAGCATGCCCATTAACCAGCTTATAAAAAGACTGGCAAAAGAGAAAACG atggagcagcagctcatctctCTTACAGAAGCATATCAGCTAACAGAGGAGAACAGCCGACTGCGTTTCCTAGTCTGCTCGCTAATCAGGGACCTTGCTTCAACatatttcccagaatgcaccattAAGCCATTTGGTTCTTCGGTAAATGGCTTTGGAAAGCTGGGTTGTGACCTGGATATGATCCTGGACATAGATGGCACCAGTATCAGTAAAGTAAAG CCAAAGTCTGGTTTGTCTATGGAGTTCCAGCTGAAGCGGGTCTCATCCGAGCGGGTCGTCACTCAGAGTATGCTGTCAGTCATAGGAGAGAGTCTGGACCGGTTTGCGCCTGGATGTGTTGGCATCCAGAAGATTCTAAATGCCAGATGTCCCCTGCTGCGCTTTGCCCACCAGCCCTCGGGCTTCCAGTGTGACCTCACAGCCAACAACAG GGTGGCAGTGAAGAGCACAGAACTGCTGTACCTGTATGGAGAGCTGGACCCGCGTGTGCGTTTCCTGGTGTTCACAGTGCGCTGCTGGGCCCGAGTTCACAACATCACCAGTAACATCCCTGGAGCCTGGATCACCAACTTTTCCCTCACTGTAATGGTGCTGTTCTTCCTGCAGAAGAGGAACCCACCCATTATTCCCACCCTGGACCATCTAAAAAAGCTTGCAG GCCCTGCAGACAGGAGCGTAGTCGAGGGAAACGACTGCACATTTGTCAGGGACTTCAGCaaagttctgctgcagaaaaactCCAACACGCTTG aGGATTTGTTACGAGAGTTCTTCGACTTCTATGCCACCTTTCCTTTTAGTAATATGTCCATCAATATCAGAACA GGCAAAGAGCAGCACAAACCAGAAGTGGCTCCATTGCACATCCAGAATCCATTTGAATCCTCTCTGAACATCAGCAAGAATGTCAACAACTCACAGTTAGACCGCTTCATTGCTTTATGCCAGGAGACGTCGTGGCTGCTGCAGCAAAGTGAAACCATGATTCCCAGAGCTGGTGACCAAGGCGACAATCCAACCCCATGGGGGCTGGCtagcctcctgctgccttcacAAGTAGTAGCGGTGAAAAGTCGCAAGAAACGACGGGAGCCAGCCAGCGAGAGGATCAAGAGTTTACTGGAATCTTTAAAGAATACCAAGTCAACAAAAAATTAA